Genomic DNA from Paenibacillus sp. MBLB1832:
GAAATAGCAGCAATCGTATCATTTAACATAAATATAACACCTCAAATTTACCTCATCTTAAAGAAAAAGCAATGACAGATGAACCAAGTCATTGCAATTCTGCATTATTTAACAGCGATGACGACCCGACGATTCGGTTCTTCACCTTTGCTGTATGTTTTGATAACAGGATGTCCTTGTAATTCCGCATGAATAATTTTACGCTCTTGGGAATTCATCGGCTCAAGAATAACTTCTTTCTTGGACTTAATCACGCGATTAGCCAATCTTAAAGCGAGCTCTTCCAGCGTTTTCTTACGACGCTCGCGGAAATTCTCCGCATCGAGCATAACGCGGAAATGAGACTTCGCATAGCGATTTCCGACGATATTAACGAGATATTGCAGCGCATCTAGGGTTTGTCCCCTTTTGCCAATCAGAATACCTAATTCCGAGCCACTCATGTTTAAGATGTAGCCTTCACGATCTTTATGCGTATCTATGGTGATGGAAATTTGCATCGCTTCGAACATATCTTGTAAGAAAGCTATCGCTTCCTCAAGTGGATCAGGTATCAATTCCAGCTCAACCTTCGCAACTCTAGATCCAATAAACCCGAACAACCCTTTTGAGGGTTGTTCCAAAATATGAATGTTAACACGTTCCTCCGAAACTTGCCATTGAGCCAAACCAGCTTGAACAGCTAACTCAATTGTCTTTCCAGTCACCACGATTTTTTTCATTTCGACAGGCCACCCTTATTATTTTGAGGTCCAGGCTTCTTTTGTGAACCAGGAGCACCATAGATGAAATAAGACTGAACAATTGTGAAAATGTTACCGAAAATCCAGTACAGCGGTAGGGCCGATGCAAAATTCATGGACATGACGAAAATCATAACCGGGAAAATGTACATTAAGCTTTTCATTTGCTGATTCATTTGGGAAGACATAAACATTTGTTGAACGAACGTTGTAGCCGCGGCGATCAAAGGAAGTATGTACAAATGATCTGGCTTACCAAGATTCAACCAAAGAAATGTGTGTTCATGAATTTCTTGATTTCGCATAATCGCTTGATACAAGGCAATCAGAATTGGCATTTGAACGATGATCGGGAAACAACCCGCTAGTGGATTAACACCATTTTGCTGAAAAAGCTTCATCGTTTCTTCTTGTTGCTTTTTCGCATCATCTTTATATTTCTCTTTAAGCTTCTTCATTTCAGGCTGCAGATCCTGCATCCGTTTGGAGCTTTTGTATTGCTTAAGCGTGAGCGGCAAAATAATCAATCGAATAATAATCGTTACGACCAAGATGGACAATCCGTATTGCCCCCACAAATGATCAGCGAACCAATCAAGTGTTTGAGAAAGCGGGTACGTAAAATACTTCGTGAAAAAATTAGCCGTGTTCGGATCAATTGGTTTTGATGCTGCGCTTGACGTACTACATCCTGACAGTAGTAATACCACCGAGGATAGCGCAACTAGCAGATAAATTCGACGAGTCAAAATGAGATCCTCCTAAATGTCTTTTCCAACATAA
This window encodes:
- the jag gene encoding RNA-binding cell elongation regulator Jag/EloR, producing the protein MKKIVVTGKTIELAVQAGLAQWQVSEERVNIHILEQPSKGLFGFIGSRVAKVELELIPDPLEEAIAFLQDMFEAMQISITIDTHKDREGYILNMSGSELGILIGKRGQTLDALQYLVNIVGNRYAKSHFRVMLDAENFRERRKKTLEELALRLANRVIKSKKEVILEPMNSQERKIIHAELQGHPVIKTYSKGEEPNRRVVIAVK
- the yidC gene encoding membrane protein insertase YidC, with product MTRRIYLLVALSSVVLLLSGCSTSSAASKPIDPNTANFFTKYFTYPLSQTLDWFADHLWGQYGLSILVVTIIIRLIILPLTLKQYKSSKRMQDLQPEMKKLKEKYKDDAKKQQEETMKLFQQNGVNPLAGCFPIIVQMPILIALYQAIMRNQEIHEHTFLWLNLGKPDHLYILPLIAAATTFVQQMFMSSQMNQQMKSLMYIFPVMIFVMSMNFASALPLYWIFGNIFTIVQSYFIYGAPGSQKKPGPQNNKGGLSK